The segment AGCACCCCTGCCCGATCGGATTTGGTCAAGCACCTCGCCGGTGAAGACGACCAAGCCGTCGCGCGTCTCGATCCGGTCGCTGTCGCTGACCGGCACCAGGTGAACCGCGTCGCCGACGACTTCGACGGTCAGTTCTGCCCCCGCATCCAGCCCCAACTGGTCGCGCACGGGCTTAGGGATCACGACGCGACCAAACCGGTCGACGCTCACAGTGTCCATAGGGCCGAGGATACTGTGACTGGCAACGAGCCTTGCCTCTTGGCATGAAGATCAGGCAACTGTGCCAGGCGATAGACTCAAGACCCTTTACCAGGTCAAACTGGACCAGGCCAAGAACATGCAGCCGACGCGGACTGAGTTCCTGTTCATGCCGGGCCCGGTGCCCAAGGCGGTCTTCTACATCCTGACGTTCGCCAGCCTGGCGGTCATGACGGGGCAGTTCGTCGTGATGGCCCGGGCTTGGTGGCGGGGCAAGAAGAACGAACCCGCCTTGCCGTGGTGGCCGGAGGTCGCCAGGCTGGTCCTTGGCCAGCGCAAGGTGAAGGGGAGCCGGCCGCGAAGCGGCGCCCCGATGCATTTGATGCTGTTCTACGGGTTCGTCGCCCTCACCCTGGCGACCACCCTGCTGGCCATGGCCACCTACGCGCCGTTGGTGGGGATACCAAACTGGCACCGGGGGGCCTACTTCCTCCTCTACGAGGCCACCTTTGACATGCTTGGCGCGATGTTCGTCGTCGGGTGTGTCTGGGCGCTTGCCCGCCGTCTTGGCGCTGGCCGGCCCCCGACGTTGAAGGGCGACAAGACCGACATCGCCGCCCTGGTCATCCTGCTCGTGTGCGGTGTCACGGGCTTTGTCCTTGAGGCCGCCCGGATGGCCGCCGACCCCCATGTCTGGGACGTTTGGTCACCGGTAGGACACGGGCTCGCTCAAGTCATCGGCCCCCTGAGCCCTCCGGTGTATGTCGGACTCTGGTGGTTCCACATGGCGTGGGTGTGGGCGTTCTTCGTGATGCTCCCCCGTATGCGGCTCCGCCACATCGTCGTCGGCACCCTCGTCGCCACCCAGCGGCCCGCACGCCCCATGGGGGCCTTGGCCAAGGTGGCGATGGAAGACGTGGAGGCCACCGGCGTGGTCGGGGCCGTGGAGGCCAAGGACTTCAGCCAGTGGCACCTCGCCAGCCTCGACGCTTGCATGGAGTGCGGCCGGTGCACCGAAGTCTGCCCCGCCAACGGCGTCGGCAAGACCCTGGACCCCCGCCAAATCGTGCAAGGCGTCCGGACAGCCGGTGACAGCCCCTTGCTCGACAGCCTCCGGGAGGACGACCTGTGGGCCTGTACGACCTGCCACGCCTGCGTCGAGGCCTGTCCCGTCTCGATCCGCCACGTGGACCTCATCGTCGATGTCCGGCGAAACCTCGTCG is part of the Fimbriimonadaceae bacterium genome and harbors:
- a CDS encoding AbrB/MazE/SpoVT family DNA-binding domain-containing protein, with the protein product MDTVSVDRFGRVVIPKPVRDQLGLDAGAELTVEVVGDAVHLVPVSDSDRIETRDGLVVFTGEVLDQIRSGRGA
- a CDS encoding (Fe-S)-binding protein produces the protein MPGDRLKTLYQVKLDQAKNMQPTRTEFLFMPGPVPKAVFYILTFASLAVMTGQFVVMARAWWRGKKNEPALPWWPEVARLVLGQRKVKGSRPRSGAPMHLMLFYGFVALTLATTLLAMATYAPLVGIPNWHRGAYFLLYEATFDMLGAMFVVGCVWALARRLGAGRPPTLKGDKTDIAALVILLVCGVTGFVLEAARMAADPHVWDVWSPVGHGLAQVIGPLSPPVYVGLWWFHMAWVWAFFVMLPRMRLRHIVVGTLVATQRPARPMGALAKVAMEDVEATGVVGAVEAKDFSQWHLASLDACMECGRCTEVCPANGVGKTLDPRQIVQGVRTAGDSPLLDSLREDDLWACTTCHACVEACPVSIRHVDLIVDVRRNLVAEGKLAGPQAMMLRQVGSTGHAWGQADNVREDWMKGLDVPLCRDGAPFEYLFWVGCAGATDPGAVKTTKAVARLLRAAGVSFACLGREEACTGDPARRTGDEFTFQAMAEQNTSVFGRYGVTKVVTACPHCFNSLRNEYGDFGAEMEVWHHTQLLAKLVQEGKLEPASADGGVTLHDPCYLARVNNEADAPRALLGVESDFNEDISLWARETLHPLPVVTGLVEPERHAQKTLCCGAGGGRMWADDAPGHRPADRRAQELLATGAPTIAVACPFCRIMLEPALADRRLADVSELLLEANPEA